In Gossypium arboreum isolate Shixiya-1 chromosome 5, ASM2569848v2, whole genome shotgun sequence, a single genomic region encodes these proteins:
- the LOC108489918 gene encoding subtilisin-like protease SBT1.4 yields MAISFFFFLSLLCIPFSSSSSDGPENFIIHVSKSHKPPLFSSHHHWYSSILASLPPSPHPIKLLYTYERVINGFSARLTAAQADKLRGLPGILSVIPEQVRQIHTTRTPHFLGLSDGVGLWQNSYYGDGVIIGVLDTGIWPERPSFTDSGLSPVPDTWKGICETGPDFPASACNRKVIGARAFYKGYQSHLGHSIDETKESKSPRDTEGHGTHTASTAAGSVVSNASLFGFARGEARGMASKARIAAYKICWSFGCFDSDILAAMDQATADGVDVISLSVGATGYAPQYDHDSIAIGAFGAAAHGIVVSCSAGNSGPGTYTAVNIAPWIITVGASTIDREFPADAVLGDGRIFGGVSLYYGPPLPDFKLRLVYAGDAGNRYCYMGGISPSKVQGKIVLCDRGGNARVEKGAAVKLAGGLGMIQANTAESGEELIADAHLVPATMVGEIAGNKIREYVKKSPFPTATILFRGTVIGPSPPAPKVAAFSSRGPNHLTPEILKPDVIAPGVNILAGWTGFAAPTDLDIDPRRVDFNIISGTSMSCPHVSGLAALLKKAYPNWSPAAIKSALMTTAYTLDNSGSTIKDLATGEESSPFVHGAGHVDPNRALNPGLVYDIDNDDYIAFLCSIGYDSNRIAVFVRGPTGSDICEGKLASPGDLNYPSFSVVFYSNDHVVKYKRTVKNVGTSVDVVYTAKVNAPAGVEINVSQSKLEFSGENKTLSYEITFASDGSGLHAVDSFQAFGSIEWSDGVHLVRSPIAVRWAQGLKDSI; encoded by the coding sequence ATGGCtatctccttcttcttcttcctctctctccTTTgcatccctttctcctcctcctcatCAGACGGTCCAGAAAACTTCATCATCCACGTGTCCAAATCACACAAGCCGCCCCTTTTCTCCTCTCACCATCACTGGTACTCTTCTATCCTCGCTTCCCTCCCTCCTTCCCCTCACCCGATCAAGCTACTCTACACCTACGAACGTGTAATCAATGGCTTCTCCGCTCGCCTTACGGCCGCTCAGGCAGATAAGCTCAGGGGACTTCCCGGAATCCTTTCAGTGATTCCGGAACAGGTTCGTCAGATCCACACTACTCGAACCCCTCATTTTTTAGGCCTTTCCGATGGTGTTGGTCTTTGGCAAAACTCCTATTATGGCGACGGTGTTATAATCGGAGTTTTAGATACCGGAATATGGCCGGAACGCCCTAGTTTTACCGACTCCGGGCTGTCTCCTGTTCCTGATACTTGGAAAGGTATATGTGAAACAGGACCTGACTTCCCTGCTTCAGCTTGTAACCGGAAGGTAATAGGTGCAAGAGCCTTTTACAAAGGCTACCAGTCTCATCTTGGCCATTCAATTGATGAAACGAAAGAATCCAAGTCTCCACGAGACACTGAAGGTCATGGCACGCATACTGCTTCAACTGCTGCTGGATCTGTGGTTTCTAACGCCAGCCTTTTCGGATTTGCTCGCGGGGAGGCTCGTGGTATGGCTTCCAAAGCTAGGATCGCTGCTTACAAAATCTGTTGGAGTTTCGGTTGTTTTGATTCCGATATACTAGCGGCTATGGACCAAGCAACTGCAGATGGTGTTGATGTGATTTCTTTATCTGTGGGAGCCACTGGATATGCTCCTCAGTATGACCATGATTCTATTGCAATTGGGGCTTTTGGTGCCGCTGCTCATGgtattgttgtttcatgttctgcTGGAAATTCCGGTCCTGGAACGTACACTGCTGTTAACATTGCGCCTTGGATCATAACAGTAGGGGCTTCCACGATTGACCGGGAATTTCCAGCAGATGCGGTTCTCGGTGATGGTAGGATTTTCGGTGGGGTTTCACTGTACTATGGTCCCCCTTTGCCTGATTTCAAGCTTCGTTTGGTTTATGCTGGTGATGCTGGAAACAGGTATTGCTATATGGGGGGTATAAGTCCATCAAAGGTCCAAGGCAAAATCGTTCTTTGTGACAGGGGAGGGAACGCTAGAGTTGAGAAAGGAGCTGCGGTGAAGCTTGCTGGTGGGCTAGGAATGATACAGGCAAACACTGCTGAGAGTGGTGAAGAACTCATAGCCGATGCTCATCTTGTTCCGGCCACCATGGTCGGCGAGATAGCAGGTAATAAGATCCGGGAGTACGTCAAAAAAAGTCCGTTTCCAACAGCTACAATTTTGTTCCGTGGTACAGTGATTGGCCCTTCACCACCAGCCCCAAAGGTTGCCGCATTTTCGAGCCGCGGTCCAAACCACTTGACCCCGGAAATTCTCAAGCCCGATGTCATTGCCCCTGGTGTTAATATCTTGGCAGGATGGACTGGTTTCGCTGCACCAACAGATTTGGACATCGATCCAAGAAGAGTTGACTTCAACATAATTTCAGGTACTTCAATGTCATGCCCTCATGTAAGTGGATTGGCTGCTTTGCTTAAAAAGGCATACCCCAATTGGTCACCAGCTGCCATAAAATCTGCCTTGATGACAACCGCTTACACTTTAGATAACTCGGGAAGTACCATTAAGGATCTTGCAACCGGAGAAGAATCATCACCTTTTGTTCATGGAGCCGGCCATGTCGACCCCAACCGAGCTCTTAATCCGGGATTGGTGTATGATATCGACAACGACGACTACATTGCATTCCTTTGCTCCATCGGCTACGACTCAAACAGGATTGCGGTATTTGTGAGAGGACCTACTGGTTCAGATATATGTGAAGGGAAATTGGCTTCACCGGGAGACCTTAATTACCCATCATTCTCTGTTGTTTTTTATTCGAATGATCATGTAGTTAAGTATAAAAGGACTGTGAAGAATGTCGGAACCTCAGTCGATGTTGTTTATACAGCGAAAGTGAATGCTCCAGCCGGTGTTGAAATCAATGTTTCCCAAAGTAAGCTTGAATTCAGCGGTGAAAACAAAACACTGAGCTATGAGATCACATTTGCAAGTGATGGCTCGGGGTTGCATGCTGTTGATTCCTTTCAAGCATTCGGGTCGATCGAGTGGAGTGACGGAGTTCATCTCGTGAGGAGTCCGATTGCTGTTAGGTGGGCTCAGGGACTCAAGGATTCCATTTGA
- the LOC108452227 gene encoding uncharacterized protein LOC108452227: protein MFFSSLFPQPSTSMAVDQNKTTKPPSQTHLATAFQCQARRRIFFLRLRRHNKLPTVRLGGKKPRRGLSIARVLKKMRLRWLKLRYACMLRKIKKYYRDLIKDIVEAGSTVEALQQRMFMESTFAIPVMGVSFATVPSATASDRPRPLFF from the coding sequence ATGTTCTTCTCTTCTTTATTTCCACAACCTTCCACCAGCATGGCTGTCGATCAGAATAAAACCACCAAACCTCCCTCTCAGACCCATTTAGCCACCGCATTCCAATGCCAGGCACGGCGGAGGATTTTCTTTCTACGCCTGAGGCGTCACAACAAGTTACCCACAGTTCGACTCGGTGGGAAGAAACCACGGCGAGGGCTTTCCATAGCCAGGGTTTTGAAGAAAATGAGGCTAAGGTGGCTGAAGCTGCGATATGCTTGCATGTTGAGGAAGATCAAGAAATATTACAGAGATTTGATCAAGGATATTGTTGAAGCAGGTTCAACCGTGGAGGCTTTACAGCAAAGAATGTTTATGGAGTCCACTTTCGCTATCCCGGTTATGGGTGTTTCCTTCGCCACCGTCCCTTCCGCTACTGCCTCAGATCGTCCTCGACCCTTGTTCTTTTGa